Genomic DNA from Niabella ginsenosidivorans:
GAATGACCTGGAATTATTATCCAGGCCCGTTTCCTATATTACGTTTGCAACCAGCAGTAAAGACAACCTGGCGCATACCGTTGAAGTATTATTGAGCGTTTCTTCAGATCTTGCAGTAAATACACCGACACAGGAAATAACGGCTGAGAAATCAACCTCCGGCAATTTAAGCCTGTTAAAGGCAGGAACCGTGAGCCAGCCTGTATTGCAAAAAAAAGGGGACGACCTGCGTATAGACTGGGGGTATTTATATATTGCGGCTCCCACCGGCAAAAATACCTGGCAATATATTGCTGAGCCGGGCAGCGCTTCGCTGAAGGTATTCAAGAGCGCTGACAAATTTTCACCCATGCTGAAACAGCAGGGCAAACAACTGCTGTTGAATACTATTCTTGATCTTGGAAGAGCGCAAAGCGCTTCAGGAAAGTTAATGATTGCATATGACGATCTTTATTCGATTCAATACTTTGGAGAAAATTTACGCCCCTGGTGGAACCGGAAAGGAAAAAGTTCTATTGAGGAGCAGCTGGAGAAGGCGGAAAAAGAATACAATACCGTAGTAAAACAATGCGCTTCCGTTGACAACAGGGTTTATCAGGATGCATGGAAAGCAGGTGGCACGGAATATGCCCGGCTGTGCGAAATGGCATACCGTCAAAGTATTGCGGCGCACAAACTGGTGCAAAGCCCCTCAGGTGACCTGTTGTTCCTTTCAAAGGAAAATTTCAGCAACGGGTCGATCAATACAGTGGATGTAACTTATCCTTCGGCTCCGTTATTTCTTGTATATAATCCGGACCTGCTAAAAGGAATGCTGAATGGGATCTTTTACTATAGCGAATCAGGGAAATGGGCAAAACCATTTCCGTCGCACGACCTGGGCACTTACCCGCAGGCCAACGGGCAAACCTATGGAGAAGACATGCCGGTGGAGGAAGCAGGGAACATGCTTTGCTTAACCGCAGCTATAGCAAAAGCAGAAGGCAATGCACAATATGCGCAAAAACACTGGGAAACCCTTACCACCTGGGCCGATTATCTGGTTAAAGAAGGCTTTGATCCGGCTAATCAGCTGTGTACAGATGATTTTGCAGGTCACCTGGCACGCAATACCAATCTTTCAATGAAAGCCATTATGGGCATTGAAGGCTACGCAGCGATTGCAAGGATGTTGGGTAAAAATGATGTGTATAATAAATATCACGGAACAGCTACAGCTATGGTGCCAAAATGGTTGCAGCTGGCAGATGACGGAGATCATTATACACTGGTATTTGAAAAGAAAGGCACCTGGAGCCAGAAATACAACCTGGTTTGGGATAAAGTGCTCCGGTTTAATATATTCCCCCGATCGGTCTACCAGAAAGAAATTAGCTTTTATTTTAAAAAGCAGAATAAATACGGTCTTCCGCTGGACAGCCGGAAAAGCTATACAAAATCCGACTGGATCCTGTGGACCGCAACCCTGGCGAATAATAGCAATGATTTTAAAGCGCTGGTAACGCCTGTTTATAAGTATGCCACAGAAACGCCGGCCCGCGTGCCGCTAAGCGACTGGCATGAAACAACCGATGGGCGCCAGGTGGGATTTCAGGCACGCAGCGTTGTTGGCGGATATTTTATGAAAGTGCTGGATAAAAAACTGAATCAATAAAAGCGTTCAGAAAGCTGCCGTTGCCGGTACAACCGGTATAACTGCAGAATATTTTGACTCACCAAAAAGTATGAATATGAAGAAAGTGATTTTTTTTGAGCGACTGATGACCGGGTTGCTGGCTTTAGTTACCGCAGGGGTAATGATCATCTCCTGTGCAACCCCTGAAAGTAAAAAACCGGACGGGAAGGATTCCCTGGCAGGCCGCAGGGAAATCTGGACGCAGGAGCAGGCAAATAACTGGTATGCCGGTCAGCCCTGGTATGTGGGCGCCGACTTTCTGCCCAGCACTGCCATCAACCAGTTAGAGATGTGGCAGGCGGAGACATTTGATACCGCTACTATTGATAAAGAACTGGCCCTCGCCGAATCGATCGGCATGAATGTGATGCGTGTTTACCTGCATGACCTTGTGTTTGAAAATGATGAGCAGGGTTTTTATGACCGCATCAATCAATTCCTGCAAATAGCAGACAAGCACCATATAAAAATATTGTTTACGATCTTTGATTCCTGCTGGGATCCTTTTCCAAAGGCAGGAAAGCAGCGGGCTCCCAGGCCGTTTGTGCATAATTCCGGCTGGGTGCAAAGCCCGGGACAGGCCGCCTTGAAGGACTCTGCCCAATACCCGCGCCTTGAACAATATGTAAAGTCCATTGTTGGAAAATTTGCAAATGACCAGCGCATTATAGCCTGGGATGTATGGAATGAACCGGACAACATGACCGGCCCATCCTATGAAAAGGTAGAAATACCGGATAAGGTAGCGCTGGTGCTTCCTTTGCTGAAAAAGACATTTGAATGGGCCAGGTCTGCAAACCCGTCCCAGCCGCTTACATCTGGGGTTTGGGCGGGTAACTGGCAATCAGACAGCACTTTAAAGCCTGTTGAAAAACTGCAGCTTCAGGAATCCGATATTGTTTCCTTCCATTGTTATGATGATTCCGCAACATTGCATAAAAAAATTGATGAATTAAAGCGGTATAACCGGCCGCTGTGGTGCACTGAATATATGGCACGTCCCAATAAAAGCACGTTCCAGAGCTCCCTGCCTGTTGCAAAGGCAAACAAGGTAGCCATGATCAACTGGGGCTTTGTGGACGGGAAATCGCAAACCAAGTACCCCTGGGACAGCTGGACAAAGACCTATACTTCAGAGCCCCCGCTCTGGTTTCATGATATTTTCCATAAGGATGGAACACCTTATAAACAGGATGAGGTGGATTTTATTAAGTCAATGACGGGGAAAAAATAAAAAAGGTTAGGGTCTGTTTTTAATGTTCATTAGCCGGCACATTAGAACAGGGTGCAGCCTTCGTTATGAAGCTGTCGGAAAAGAATGCCTGCCTGGAACTTCCGTTTGTTGTTAACATGACAGTAATGAAAACCAAGAACCGTGGGTCCGGAGGCATAAGAACACTGTTCGCCATGATGCGTGTCCGCACGCATCCTCCGGAGCCTACAGATCAGGACATTCAGGACAGTTACTGTTGTATGCCCTGTTTAGGGAACAAAAATAAATGAGGTTATGAATAGCCGGATCTTAAAAAGTATAGTTTATTTATTATTGATAATGCCTTTTACTGTAAAAGGTCAGGGCCCTGCTGGGCAGAACCCGTTACTGGCGGACCCAACGATCTTTTATTATAAAGGAATTTATTATTTGTACGGCACAAACGGACACAATGCCAATGAAGGGTTTACCGCTTATACTTCTGCTGATCAGCGTAACTGGTTTTACAGGGGAATTGTGCTTAAAAAAGGAACCAGTTTTGGAACCCGGGGTTTCTGGGCACCGCAGGTAGTACATTATAAGGGCCGGTTTTATATGGCCTATACAGCGGACGAACATATTGCCATTGCTGTAGCGGATAGCCCGTTGGGGCCATTTCAGCAGCAGGAAATAAAGGCCCTGGATACTTCTGTAAAAATGATTGACCCCTTTTTGCTCTTTGAAAAAGATAAAGTGTATTTATATCATGTACGCCTTCAGAATGGGAACCGGATTTTCGTTGGGGAAATGAATAAAGACCTGAGCGCTATAAAAACGGCTACAGTAAAGGAATGCATTCATGCTGATGCCGGCTGGGAAAATACCGCAAATGCTAAGTGGGGAGTAACAGAAGGCCCCACAGTAGTAAAACGCGGACGTTATTATTACCTGATCTATTCTGCCAACGATTTCCGCAACCCCGATTATGCCGTAGGCTTTGCAACAGGCACATCGCCTTACGGTCCCTGGGAAAAATATTCCGGTAATCCTGTTTTATCTCAACAGACCACCGGAAACAATGGAACAGGGCATGGTGATCTGTTTAAAGACGCGCAGGGCAACTGGCACTATGTTTTTCATACGCATTATGCTGCTGCAACGGTTGCACCGCGCAGAACGGCCCTGATCAGGGTGACTTTTGAAAAAACTGCTAACGGAGAGGAGGTGATCACTGCGGATCCCCGTACTTTCCATTTCTTAAATGTTGTTCAATGAACCGTTTTATCTTATGGGCTGCTATAGTCCTCTCAATTAGTTTTCAGCTGAATGCGCAACAGGTACAAAAAACCTTTACCAATCCGTTACTGGCTTCAGGAGCAGATCCGTATAGCTTTTACAAGGACGGGTATTACTACTATACCAACACTATGGGAACCAAACTGGTGCTCTGGAAAACCCGGTCCCTGGCAGACCTGAAGCATGCAGAACAGAAAACTGTTTGGACCCCGCCGGCCAGCACAAATTATTCAAAAGAATTGTGGGCGCCGGAGATCTTATTTTTAAGAGGTAAATGGTATATGTATTTTGCAGCGGATGATGGTAATAATCAGAACCATCGTATGTATGTTATTGAGAA
This window encodes:
- a CDS encoding glutaminase family protein — protein: MKLNRSYLFLMLGFLMSFKIQAQTQKAPAYPLITHDPYFSIWSFSDQLNESATKHWTGADQPLLGYIKVDGKIYRFLGKEVPVYKTLLATSEEQPYKVRYTEKDPGQGWNSEQFRETNWKTGEAPFGDQASAIKTPWQSEDLWVRRTFELEELPGAPVYLKIKHDDNIEVYLNGAVVYSCNCWVDKYSYIPIKDAASLLRKGKNTIAVHIKNTKGGQFLDFGLAAESRFDRSDTIDKAVQKNVQVKATQTLYDFECGPVALKVAFISPLIMNDLELLSRPVSYITFATSSKDNLAHTVEVLLSVSSDLAVNTPTQEITAEKSTSGNLSLLKAGTVSQPVLQKKGDDLRIDWGYLYIAAPTGKNTWQYIAEPGSASLKVFKSADKFSPMLKQQGKQLLLNTILDLGRAQSASGKLMIAYDDLYSIQYFGENLRPWWNRKGKSSIEEQLEKAEKEYNTVVKQCASVDNRVYQDAWKAGGTEYARLCEMAYRQSIAAHKLVQSPSGDLLFLSKENFSNGSINTVDVTYPSAPLFLVYNPDLLKGMLNGIFYYSESGKWAKPFPSHDLGTYPQANGQTYGEDMPVEEAGNMLCLTAAIAKAEGNAQYAQKHWETLTTWADYLVKEGFDPANQLCTDDFAGHLARNTNLSMKAIMGIEGYAAIARMLGKNDVYNKYHGTATAMVPKWLQLADDGDHYTLVFEKKGTWSQKYNLVWDKVLRFNIFPRSVYQKEISFYFKKQNKYGLPLDSRKSYTKSDWILWTATLANNSNDFKALVTPVYKYATETPARVPLSDWHETTDGRQVGFQARSVVGGYFMKVLDKKLNQ
- a CDS encoding cellulase family glycosylhydrolase, producing MKKVIFFERLMTGLLALVTAGVMIISCATPESKKPDGKDSLAGRREIWTQEQANNWYAGQPWYVGADFLPSTAINQLEMWQAETFDTATIDKELALAESIGMNVMRVYLHDLVFENDEQGFYDRINQFLQIADKHHIKILFTIFDSCWDPFPKAGKQRAPRPFVHNSGWVQSPGQAALKDSAQYPRLEQYVKSIVGKFANDQRIIAWDVWNEPDNMTGPSYEKVEIPDKVALVLPLLKKTFEWARSANPSQPLTSGVWAGNWQSDSTLKPVEKLQLQESDIVSFHCYDDSATLHKKIDELKRYNRPLWCTEYMARPNKSTFQSSLPVAKANKVAMINWGFVDGKSQTKYPWDSWTKTYTSEPPLWFHDIFHKDGTPYKQDEVDFIKSMTGKK
- a CDS encoding glycoside hydrolase family 43 protein is translated as MPFTVKGQGPAGQNPLLADPTIFYYKGIYYLYGTNGHNANEGFTAYTSADQRNWFYRGIVLKKGTSFGTRGFWAPQVVHYKGRFYMAYTADEHIAIAVADSPLGPFQQQEIKALDTSVKMIDPFLLFEKDKVYLYHVRLQNGNRIFVGEMNKDLSAIKTATVKECIHADAGWENTANAKWGVTEGPTVVKRGRYYYLIYSANDFRNPDYAVGFATGTSPYGPWEKYSGNPVLSQQTTGNNGTGHGDLFKDAQGNWHYVFHTHYAAATVAPRRTALIRVTFEKTANGEEVITADPRTFHFLNVVQ